In Luteibacter mycovicinus, a genomic segment contains:
- a CDS encoding PilW family protein — MNRPYGFSLVELMVAMVLGLVVAGGIVSVVLTTTGSTVTQTQLAKLQEEGRFAMTALTTDLRMTNAQYCSNVGGQSAPLSNGVVSLDRYLRAPQVLVSGAVFQAAISDNTTTWGSTSGTNTYPVAPVASFAMPSFLALRGYDCTVSACTPQDPADPAGKGIPQQGTTVGNRVPGTGVITLRYLDGARGWALDGTTSKLTLSGSSVAGITVVPQTGEPPLSAYATGDLLMLADCNSAQVFAATLSSATFTPSTNYSAPARPSGVTPRLFDFNRDFQTVSYFLQVVDDNNGHKTGALMKRVNGVSAEVVRGVERLDFLYGVMDGSGNTSYRTAAEIDSSTACASSTVTVSGTDPGCMWRSVQSIEVHILMDGQLPLYTLTPTDLQYQYYGDSAVTGLSSPDDTKRAVMPSQQGFDNHMLRREFTAVVSIRNYNP, encoded by the coding sequence ATGAACCGCCCCTACGGTTTCTCCCTCGTCGAACTCATGGTCGCCATGGTGCTCGGCCTCGTCGTGGCGGGCGGCATCGTCAGCGTCGTTCTCACTACCACCGGCAGCACGGTCACGCAGACCCAGCTGGCAAAACTGCAGGAGGAAGGACGCTTCGCGATGACCGCGCTGACGACCGACCTGCGCATGACGAACGCGCAGTACTGCTCGAACGTCGGCGGTCAGTCCGCTCCCTTGTCGAACGGAGTCGTGTCACTGGACCGTTACCTGCGAGCGCCTCAGGTACTCGTGTCCGGCGCCGTCTTCCAGGCCGCCATCAGCGACAACACGACGACGTGGGGCTCGACGAGCGGGACCAACACGTATCCCGTCGCGCCTGTCGCGTCATTCGCGATGCCATCCTTCCTCGCCTTGCGAGGGTACGACTGCACCGTCTCCGCGTGTACGCCACAAGATCCGGCAGACCCGGCAGGCAAAGGTATTCCTCAGCAGGGCACGACCGTCGGTAATCGCGTGCCTGGCACCGGCGTCATCACCTTGCGTTACCTGGACGGCGCACGAGGCTGGGCGCTCGATGGCACCACGAGCAAGCTGACGCTGAGCGGAAGCTCGGTCGCCGGTATCACCGTCGTCCCGCAGACAGGCGAGCCGCCGCTATCGGCCTATGCCACCGGCGACCTGCTCATGCTCGCCGACTGCAATTCGGCCCAGGTTTTCGCCGCCACCCTTTCGTCCGCGACGTTTACGCCATCGACCAACTACAGCGCTCCGGCCCGGCCGTCCGGCGTCACACCGAGGCTGTTCGATTTCAACCGGGACTTCCAGACCGTTTCGTACTTTCTACAGGTCGTCGACGACAACAACGGGCACAAGACCGGTGCGCTGATGAAGCGGGTCAATGGCGTGAGCGCTGAAGTGGTACGCGGCGTGGAACGGCTCGATTTCCTCTACGGCGTGATGGACGGCTCAGGCAACACCAGCTATCGCACCGCGGCGGAGATCGACAGCTCGACGGCGTGCGCGTCATCGACGGTGACCGTTTCCGGGACCGATCCCGGCTGCATGTGGCGGTCCGTACAGAGTATCGAGGTTCACATTCTGATGGACGGACAGCTCCCGCTGTATACGCTGACCCCGACCGACCTCCAGTACCAGTACTACGGAGACAGCGCGGTTACCGGACTCTCGTCGCCCGACGATACGAAGCGAGCGGTGATGCCCAGCCAGCAGGGTTTCGACAATCACATGCTGCGGCGGGAGTTCACCGCCGTGGTGTCGATCCGGAACTACAACCCATGA
- a CDS encoding pilus assembly PilX family protein — protein MNRQRGAVLVLAMIFLLILTIVAISTSSRSLLQERMAGAMRNAQQAEWSAENALRGVEWNLFSGNAAVACYNSSNPSTISAKVTAFRQSSVWMVDGATEYNGAGVTIDYTKKSSDAALSTAVMARNPWYVVEFLGQDLAPGNGTSAAKEAGSSGSATAKFYLYRITARATGSSPNTIRVVETTFVTPNLVTCTLT, from the coding sequence ATGAACCGGCAGCGCGGTGCCGTGCTCGTCCTGGCGATGATCTTTCTGCTCATCCTGACCATCGTGGCGATCAGCACATCCAGTCGCTCATTGCTGCAGGAGCGCATGGCCGGAGCGATGCGCAACGCGCAACAGGCGGAGTGGTCCGCCGAGAACGCCTTGCGCGGCGTCGAATGGAACCTCTTCAGCGGTAACGCCGCCGTCGCCTGCTACAACTCCAGCAACCCTTCCACGATCAGCGCGAAGGTCACGGCATTCCGGCAGTCATCGGTCTGGATGGTCGACGGCGCCACCGAATACAATGGCGCCGGCGTGACCATCGATTACACGAAGAAGAGCAGTGACGCCGCGCTGTCGACCGCCGTCATGGCGCGCAACCCCTGGTATGTCGTCGAATTCCTCGGTCAGGACCTCGCCCCGGGTAACGGAACCAGCGCCGCTAAAGAGGCCGGATCGAGCGGATCGGCGACGGCGAAGTTCTATCTGTACCGGATTACCGCACGCGCCACCGGGAGCAGTCCCAATACGATCCGCGTCGTCGAGACCACCTTTGTCACGCCGAACCTCGTCACATGCACCCTGACGTGA
- a CDS encoding pilus assembly protein, with protein MMKEKPSTAWAALLLVALVWVAWMPSVIAGTVTVSKTPPSVTSRVAPNIVVTFDDSGSMNATSIPDAMDGYYDKKYYYSAKGNPIYFDPTVTYVVPPDANGVPLGTPTYKAAWRDGYCANTLTKKCWSPNNSGYLDPIVVDLSKNFYAGFLSNTLAGNAPCARNANELTTWFYTTTNPRGNPVNACQQMDIPEVVRGKTTTSTTTSDTSTSVTTTTCTTLILGNCGTFSGFTGVKTVVNSPTSVSVWTCNTVISIGVGGIRLSITTCTIVTTVTTTTTTTTTTTTTDTGGFYYVCTSPTDESTCVYHLVANESATIQQNFAIWYSYYRSRNLNARAAIGRVFGSMADGSVRVAWQTLQSQSGSSTYNASGSYSGQSYGPLMSTSKILELANSTGSSCLTSSTSDPCWRSQFMNWIYGVPASGGTPTRVATQVAGDFYKRSLATSAGALDPYWNGSTSNPGELACRKNFNMLVTDGYWNGDSPAAAGSDAVSTTLPDKVAYSTSDKTSRIFWNEAGTTSPSLADIAFYYWATDLRTDLRNIVPPYYSDLTTGVTGATSTVSSTNPGSNSEVYFNPSNDPASWQHMSQYMVTMGISGTLAYPGDYAALRAGGKQWPTPTTGGGASNIDDTWHAAVNSRGGYFSAADPTSLVSSLTTILSSVIASSSSSLTLSLSSNVLTTGAVAYAAGYNTTDWSGSLTASLLNANGSVGDALWSAGDILNARDLSKDPRFIATATGPGTGTGITFAYTTLSAAQKAILDSSDGTGSAATTDGLGAKRVDWLSGVRTLQGTTFRSRTSLLGAVFGSQPTYVGAPNGAYGDAFPANSPEALALKTDQTTSYSAFLAKWAARPATVYVGANDGMLHAFDARLSTDANAIPGREIWGYIPASVYANLPAQTRLTNFSFTPTVDGSLVTGDVFFNAANAANKTTAGWHTLLVGALRLGGRGVYGIDVTDPSAATLNTSTAVASKILWEFNSDSVSTVGTPANLGYTFGTPVITRVAFNNGDSNSTVGRWVVLVPGGYFPDGSTAAAASNTYSSLFVLDAQTGTLLKEIRTPSGTGATSSHGLSTPAVGDYDGDQVADVAFAGDLDGNVWRIDLSATTLSATAPSQGVSLLFKPATANAQSITTSPRLLADPTSAAFLVIFGTGRYLSTADTADTTTQALYGIRDPGTAVTSPVTVAGGNLVRQSMTVNSANAIGVTNNAVAATRSGWYLPLDATAGERVVVTPALDSSNNTVSFSTLIPAASDPCTTSGSGSVIALDGTTGGAAFGVSIGAATTFSAGYSLAGARVSGAASSGALYSAASLSGGMSYLPGQVLASGATAANSIPTARRRSWRVLNSEN; from the coding sequence ATGATGAAAGAGAAGCCATCCACCGCATGGGCCGCTCTCCTGCTGGTCGCGCTGGTGTGGGTGGCGTGGATGCCGAGCGTGATCGCGGGTACGGTGACGGTGAGCAAGACGCCGCCCAGCGTCACCTCGAGGGTCGCACCCAACATCGTCGTGACCTTCGACGATTCCGGCTCGATGAACGCCACGTCGATCCCCGATGCGATGGACGGTTACTACGACAAGAAGTACTACTACTCGGCCAAGGGCAATCCGATTTACTTCGATCCGACGGTGACCTATGTGGTACCGCCCGATGCCAATGGTGTTCCTCTGGGCACGCCGACGTACAAGGCGGCCTGGCGCGACGGCTATTGCGCGAACACGTTGACGAAAAAGTGCTGGTCGCCCAACAACAGCGGTTACCTCGACCCGATCGTGGTCGACCTTTCGAAGAATTTCTATGCCGGGTTTCTCTCGAATACCCTGGCCGGCAACGCCCCCTGCGCGCGCAACGCCAATGAGCTGACGACGTGGTTCTACACCACCACCAACCCGCGCGGAAATCCCGTCAACGCCTGCCAGCAGATGGATATTCCGGAGGTTGTGCGTGGGAAGACGACGACCAGCACGACGACGAGCGATACCTCGACCAGCGTCACGACGACGACCTGCACCACCTTGATCCTCGGAAACTGCGGCACGTTCAGCGGTTTCACCGGCGTCAAAACGGTGGTGAACAGCCCCACGAGCGTCAGCGTGTGGACCTGCAACACCGTGATCAGCATCGGCGTGGGCGGGATCCGGCTCAGTATCACTACCTGCACCATCGTCACGACGGTAACCACCACCACAACGACCACGACGACGACCACGACGACCGATACGGGCGGTTTCTACTACGTCTGCACATCGCCCACGGATGAAAGCACCTGCGTCTACCACCTGGTGGCGAACGAGTCGGCGACCATCCAGCAGAATTTCGCCATCTGGTACAGCTACTACCGGTCGCGCAACCTCAACGCCCGTGCGGCGATCGGACGCGTGTTCGGCAGCATGGCCGATGGTTCGGTGCGCGTCGCATGGCAGACACTGCAGAGTCAGTCGGGTTCGAGCACCTATAACGCGTCCGGCTCGTACAGCGGTCAGTCTTACGGGCCGCTGATGTCGACCAGCAAGATTCTCGAACTGGCCAACTCGACCGGTTCGAGCTGCCTGACGTCCAGTACCAGCGACCCGTGCTGGCGCAGCCAGTTCATGAACTGGATCTACGGCGTGCCGGCCAGCGGCGGAACCCCGACCCGCGTCGCGACGCAGGTCGCCGGCGACTTCTACAAGCGCAGCCTCGCCACATCGGCCGGAGCGCTGGACCCGTACTGGAACGGCAGCACGAGCAATCCCGGCGAGCTTGCCTGCCGGAAGAACTTCAACATGCTGGTCACCGACGGCTACTGGAACGGCGACAGCCCGGCGGCGGCCGGGTCCGACGCCGTCTCGACCACGCTGCCTGACAAAGTCGCTTATTCGACATCGGACAAGACGTCCAGGATCTTCTGGAACGAGGCGGGGACGACCAGTCCATCCCTCGCGGATATCGCCTTTTATTACTGGGCGACGGATCTGCGAACCGACCTCAGGAACATCGTGCCGCCCTATTACTCGGACCTGACGACCGGCGTCACCGGCGCCACGTCGACCGTCAGCTCCACCAACCCCGGCAGCAACAGCGAGGTGTACTTCAATCCGTCCAACGACCCGGCAAGCTGGCAGCACATGTCGCAATACATGGTCACCATGGGCATCTCCGGCACGCTGGCCTATCCGGGCGACTACGCGGCGTTGCGCGCGGGCGGCAAACAGTGGCCGACACCAACGACGGGCGGCGGAGCGAGCAATATCGACGACACCTGGCATGCCGCGGTGAACAGTCGCGGCGGCTATTTCAGCGCCGCGGATCCCACGTCGCTCGTCAGCAGCCTGACCACCATCCTGTCCTCGGTGATCGCCAGCAGCTCCAGCTCACTCACGCTCAGCCTCAGCAGCAACGTGCTGACCACGGGCGCGGTCGCCTACGCCGCCGGCTACAACACGACCGACTGGAGCGGATCGCTCACCGCGAGTCTGCTGAACGCCAACGGCAGTGTCGGCGACGCGCTCTGGTCGGCGGGCGACATTCTCAACGCCCGCGATCTCAGCAAGGACCCGCGCTTCATCGCTACCGCGACCGGGCCTGGCACGGGCACCGGCATCACCTTCGCCTACACGACGTTGAGTGCCGCTCAAAAGGCGATCCTCGACTCCTCCGACGGGACGGGGTCCGCGGCCACGACCGATGGGCTGGGCGCCAAACGTGTCGACTGGCTGTCCGGTGTCCGGACGCTCCAGGGCACCACCTTCCGTTCGCGCACCTCCCTGCTCGGGGCGGTGTTCGGTTCCCAGCCGACGTATGTCGGCGCACCCAACGGCGCGTACGGCGATGCGTTCCCCGCCAATTCGCCGGAGGCGCTGGCGCTCAAGACGGACCAGACCACCAGTTATTCCGCCTTCCTGGCGAAGTGGGCGGCGCGCCCGGCAACCGTGTATGTCGGTGCCAATGACGGCATGCTGCATGCCTTCGATGCCCGGCTCAGCACCGATGCGAACGCCATTCCGGGTCGCGAGATCTGGGGGTACATCCCGGCCAGCGTCTATGCCAACCTCCCCGCCCAGACGCGTCTGACCAACTTCAGCTTCACTCCCACCGTCGACGGAAGCCTCGTGACGGGCGACGTCTTCTTCAACGCCGCCAACGCCGCGAACAAGACCACCGCGGGATGGCACACGCTGCTGGTCGGCGCGCTGAGACTGGGTGGACGTGGCGTCTATGGCATCGACGTGACCGATCCGTCGGCGGCCACGCTCAACACGAGTACCGCCGTAGCGTCGAAGATCCTCTGGGAATTCAACAGCGACAGCGTATCGACGGTCGGAACCCCTGCGAACCTCGGCTATACCTTCGGCACGCCGGTCATCACACGCGTCGCTTTCAACAACGGCGACAGCAACAGCACCGTCGGGCGCTGGGTCGTGCTGGTACCCGGCGGCTACTTCCCGGACGGCAGCACCGCCGCGGCCGCAAGCAACACCTACAGTTCGCTGTTCGTTCTCGACGCCCAGACCGGCACGCTGCTCAAGGAGATCCGTACCCCTTCCGGTACCGGGGCCACGTCGAGTCACGGCCTCAGCACACCCGCGGTGGGTGACTACGACGGCGACCAGGTTGCCGATGTCGCGTTCGCCGGCGACCTCGACGGAAACGTCTGGCGCATCGACCTGTCAGCGACCACCCTGTCGGCAACGGCCCCCTCACAGGGCGTGAGCCTGCTGTTCAAGCCCGCGACCGCCAACGCCCAGTCGATCACGACATCGCCGCGCCTCCTGGCCGATCCGACGTCCGCCGCCTTTCTGGTGATATTCGGTACCGGGCGCTACCTGAGCACGGCGGATACCGCGGACACCACCACGCAGGCGCTCTACGGCATACGCGATCCGGGCACCGCCGTGACGTCGCCGGTCACGGTCGCTGGCGGCAACCTCGTCAGGCAATCCATGACGGTCAATTCGGCCAATGCGATCGGCGTCACGAACAACGCCGTGGCGGCGACCCGGTCCGGCTGGTATCTGCCGCTGGATGCGACCGCCGGGGAGCGCGTGGTGGTCACGCCGGCCCTCGATTCCAGCAATAACACGGTGTCCTTCAGCACGCTCATTCCGGCAGCGAGCGACCCATGCACGACCTCCGGCTCCGGCTCGGTCATCGCGCTCGACGGCACGACCGGCGGCGCCGCCTTCGGCGTTTCCATCGGCGCCGCGACGACCTTCAGTGCGGGCTACTCACTGGCCGGTGCACGTGTCAGCGGCGCCGCCAGCTCGGGCGCGCTTTACTCCGCGGCCAGCCTGAGCGGCGGCATGTCCTACCTGCCTGGCCAGGTCCTCGCCTCGGGCGCGACGGCCGCCAACAGCATTCCGACCGCGCGGCGTCGCTCGTGGCGCGTCCTGAACAGTGAGAACTGA
- a CDS encoding type IV pilin protein — MHAPDRRRGFTLVELMIVLVVMAILAAIAFPAYTKYGFRARRADGQKLLMAIANAEERYYALHNVYADLATIGYAATTTATSESGYYTAVVTVSAVNSLDAQAYNATATPVPGAAQARDVCTTLSVTDTGVKSPTGPTSNGTCW; from the coding sequence ATGCACGCACCCGACCGACGCCGCGGCTTCACCCTTGTCGAACTGATGATCGTGCTGGTCGTGATGGCGATACTGGCCGCCATCGCTTTTCCGGCGTACACCAAGTACGGCTTCCGGGCGCGTCGCGCCGACGGGCAGAAGTTACTCATGGCCATCGCCAATGCCGAGGAACGGTATTACGCCCTGCACAACGTCTATGCCGACCTCGCCACCATCGGCTACGCGGCCACGACGACGGCGACGTCGGAGAGCGGGTACTACACGGCGGTCGTCACCGTAAGCGCGGTGAACTCGCTCGATGCGCAAGCGTATAACGCGACCGCGACGCCGGTACCCGGTGCGGCTCAGGCGCGCGACGTCTGCACGACGCTGTCCGTGACCGACACGGGCGTGAAGTCCCCGACCGGCCCGACCAGCAACGGAACCTGCTGGTAA
- a CDS encoding GspH/FimT family pseudopilin, with amino-acid sequence MRARPSAGGARGFSLLELMIAIIVAGILAAVAVPSFRTTLQRHRLRTSVDNLQAAVQYARTEAVLRATYVSICASTDGATCSGASTYETGWLVYVHPVATTKASDVYSASVSAGMQILRVGGALNDVSARAVDGSVVTFGQQGQLAPVSTRTSPSQPMAFVLCAGVATTTGLGVNTTRLPGSRIGISPFGGIASTKLNSTDKCVP; translated from the coding sequence ATGCGTGCGCGTCCGTCCGCGGGCGGCGCTCGTGGGTTCAGCCTGCTGGAGCTGATGATCGCCATCATCGTGGCCGGCATCCTCGCGGCCGTCGCCGTGCCGTCATTCCGCACGACCTTGCAGCGCCACCGGCTCCGGACCTCGGTCGACAACCTGCAGGCGGCGGTCCAATACGCGCGGACGGAAGCCGTGCTGCGCGCGACCTATGTGTCGATATGCGCGAGTACCGACGGCGCGACCTGCTCCGGCGCGAGCACCTATGAAACGGGATGGCTCGTGTACGTGCATCCCGTGGCGACGACGAAGGCGAGCGATGTCTACTCGGCAAGTGTATCGGCGGGGATGCAGATCCTTCGCGTCGGTGGCGCCTTGAATGACGTCTCGGCACGCGCCGTGGACGGATCGGTCGTGACCTTCGGACAGCAGGGTCAGCTCGCGCCCGTGTCGACGCGCACCAGTCCAAGCCAGCCGATGGCCTTCGTTCTGTGTGCCGGTGTCGCCACGACGACGGGGCTTGGCGTGAACACCACACGCCTGCCCGGATCGCGTATCGGCATCAGCCCGTTTGGCGGCATCGCATCGACCAAGCTGAATAGCACGGACAAGTGCGTGCCCTGA
- a CDS encoding YaeQ family protein, with protein sequence MALKSTVFKADLQVSDMDRHYYQGHALTIAQHPSETDERMMVRVLAFALNADDALVFGKGISSEDEPDLWRKELTGEVDLWIEIGQPDEQRIRRAAGRANRVVIYSYSGRSAEVWWKKTAAAVARTRNVSVIDVAPATVEALAALTQRTMQIQFMVQDGQAQVISGESVVPVELTTLA encoded by the coding sequence ATGGCTCTCAAATCCACGGTCTTCAAGGCTGACCTGCAGGTCAGCGACATGGACCGGCATTATTACCAGGGCCATGCCCTGACCATCGCCCAGCATCCGTCGGAAACCGACGAGCGCATGATGGTCCGCGTCCTGGCCTTCGCGCTCAATGCGGACGATGCTCTCGTTTTCGGGAAGGGCATCAGCTCGGAAGACGAGCCGGATCTCTGGCGCAAGGAGCTGACCGGCGAGGTCGATCTGTGGATCGAGATCGGCCAGCCGGACGAGCAGCGCATCCGCCGTGCCGCCGGCCGGGCCAATCGCGTCGTCATCTATAGCTACAGCGGACGCAGCGCCGAAGTGTGGTGGAAGAAGACCGCCGCCGCCGTGGCGCGCACCCGGAACGTTTCCGTCATCGACGTGGCCCCCGCCACGGTGGAGGCGCTCGCCGCGCTGACCCAGCGCACGATGCAGATCCAGTTCATGGTGCAGGACGGTCAGGCCCAGGTGATCAGCGGCGAGTCGGTCGTGCCGGTCGAGCTGACGACGCTGGCCTGA
- a CDS encoding dihydroxyacetone kinase family protein, protein MKKLINDPLKVVDEMIEGLVLGDERLARIEGENVVLRADHAAHAAAGKVALISGGGAGHEPAHAGYVGAGMLTAAVVGEVFTSPSVDAVLAAIHAVAGPAGVLLIVKNYTGDRLNFGLAAELARAAGIAVEVVVVADDVALDDGHAVGRRGIAGTVLVHKVAGAAAEAGLSLAGVRDEAQAAIDAVVSMGLGLESCTVPAAGKPGFELGETEVEYGLGIHGERGAQRGPIARADEMLDRLIERLLSRGAIGGGDRVALLVNNLGGTAVQELDIVARHALTRLADLGVEVPAALVGTYLTALEMPGCSLSLLKLDEHRLGRLLAPTAAAAWHAPLRPTTRPSIVTVAPTEKAADAAGPAWADASQADRFTASLRAVAAALETAEPELTALDSVVGDGDIGLSLARGARAIDDALPTLDVAHPAGALLALAGTLRRVLGGTSGPLYAVFIVRAATTLAEAGKVDTPLAWAAAFRAGCEAVQALGGGKAGDRTMLDALLPAADAIDAAVARGDETRAVVHAAIAAAEQGVEATRTMRPRLGRSAYLGDRTQGHADPGAHAVAVWLKAVGSAF, encoded by the coding sequence GTGAAGAAGCTGATCAATGATCCGTTGAAGGTCGTCGACGAGATGATCGAAGGACTCGTCCTCGGCGACGAGCGACTGGCCCGCATCGAGGGCGAGAATGTGGTCCTGCGCGCCGACCACGCCGCGCACGCCGCTGCCGGAAAGGTCGCGCTCATCTCCGGCGGTGGTGCGGGTCACGAGCCCGCGCATGCCGGTTACGTCGGCGCCGGCATGCTCACCGCCGCAGTGGTCGGCGAGGTGTTCACCTCGCCCAGCGTGGATGCCGTCCTTGCGGCGATTCACGCCGTAGCCGGTCCCGCCGGCGTCCTGCTCATCGTCAAGAATTACACCGGCGACCGGCTCAACTTCGGCCTCGCCGCGGAGCTCGCACGCGCGGCGGGCATCGCGGTGGAGGTGGTGGTCGTCGCTGACGACGTCGCTCTCGATGACGGCCATGCCGTCGGTCGCCGGGGTATCGCCGGCACCGTCCTCGTGCACAAGGTGGCCGGCGCCGCCGCCGAGGCCGGGCTGAGCCTCGCCGGGGTCAGGGACGAGGCACAGGCCGCCATCGACGCGGTCGTCAGCATGGGACTGGGTCTGGAGTCGTGTACGGTACCGGCCGCCGGTAAGCCAGGGTTCGAACTGGGCGAGACCGAAGTGGAATACGGCTTAGGTATCCACGGCGAACGCGGCGCACAGCGCGGCCCCATCGCGCGCGCCGACGAGATGCTGGATCGGCTCATCGAGCGCCTGCTGTCGCGCGGCGCCATCGGTGGCGGGGACCGTGTGGCGCTGCTGGTCAACAACCTGGGCGGCACCGCCGTGCAGGAGCTCGACATCGTTGCGCGCCACGCACTGACGCGGCTCGCCGACCTCGGCGTCGAAGTACCCGCGGCGCTGGTCGGTACCTATCTCACCGCACTGGAAATGCCCGGCTGCTCGCTGAGCCTGCTCAAGCTCGACGAACACCGCCTCGGGCGCTTGCTGGCACCTACCGCCGCCGCGGCCTGGCATGCGCCCCTGCGGCCGACGACGCGTCCGTCGATCGTTACGGTCGCCCCCACGGAGAAGGCGGCGGACGCCGCAGGACCGGCGTGGGCCGACGCAAGCCAGGCGGATCGCTTCACCGCCAGCCTGCGCGCCGTGGCAGCGGCTCTCGAAACCGCCGAGCCCGAGCTCACCGCACTGGACTCCGTCGTGGGTGACGGTGACATTGGCCTCAGCCTCGCGCGCGGTGCCCGTGCGATCGACGATGCGTTGCCCACGCTCGACGTCGCCCATCCCGCCGGTGCCCTGCTCGCCCTTGCCGGGACCTTGCGGCGCGTGCTCGGCGGCACGTCCGGACCGCTCTATGCCGTGTTCATCGTGCGTGCCGCAACGACCCTCGCCGAGGCGGGCAAGGTCGACACGCCCCTGGCGTGGGCTGCGGCTTTCCGTGCCGGCTGCGAAGCCGTGCAGGCGCTGGGCGGTGGCAAAGCCGGCGACCGCACCATGCTCGACGCCCTGCTCCCCGCCGCCGATGCGATCGACGCCGCCGTGGCGAGGGGCGATGAGACCAGGGCCGTCGTCCACGCCGCCATCGCCGCCGCCGAGCAAGGCGTGGAGGCGACCAGGACGATGCGGCCACGCCTGGGCCGGTCCGCCTATCTCGGCGATCGGACGCAGGGGCACGCCGATCCGGGTGCGCACGCGGTCGCCGTGTGGCTGAAAGCCGTCGGATCGGCGTTCTGA
- a CDS encoding class I SAM-dependent methyltransferase: MSHYSGPLLTRPIVEAWAAARQDGTGTWRGSLDLGRTDDDVSLAADTWTWRERVYPWPGKLKDRTLYWWDGESFEPVSRFSGSLIKLVPTEWGAPTFEIDGIKMLPTSKESPVDDARRKVALVEPRGKVVLDTCGGLGYFAACCLDSGVARIDSFEKNADVLWLRNINPWSPDPEAPETGGRLTLTHADISHAIAHIADASVDALLHDPPRFGIAGELYSQAFYGQLARVLRRGGRLFHYTGSPNKLTSGRDVPREVATRLTKAGFTAELALDGVFATRR; encoded by the coding sequence GTGTCCCACTATTCCGGTCCGCTGCTCACGCGTCCCATCGTCGAGGCGTGGGCCGCGGCGCGACAGGACGGCACGGGCACGTGGCGTGGTTCGCTGGATCTGGGGCGTACCGATGACGATGTATCGCTTGCCGCGGACACGTGGACCTGGCGCGAACGGGTCTACCCGTGGCCTGGCAAGCTCAAGGACCGGACCCTTTACTGGTGGGATGGGGAAAGCTTCGAACCGGTGTCGAGGTTTTCGGGCTCGCTGATCAAACTGGTTCCCACCGAATGGGGCGCGCCGACCTTCGAAATCGATGGCATCAAGATGCTGCCGACGTCTAAAGAGTCGCCGGTCGACGATGCGCGGCGGAAGGTGGCGCTGGTCGAACCCCGAGGAAAGGTCGTGCTGGATACCTGCGGCGGACTCGGCTATTTCGCCGCCTGCTGTCTGGATTCCGGCGTCGCGCGCATCGACTCGTTCGAAAAGAACGCGGATGTGCTCTGGTTGCGCAATATCAACCCGTGGTCGCCCGACCCGGAAGCGCCCGAAACCGGAGGACGGCTGACTCTTACGCACGCGGACATCTCGCACGCCATCGCGCATATCGCGGACGCGTCCGTCGATGCCCTGCTGCACGATCCGCCGCGCTTCGGCATCGCGGGCGAGCTTTACTCGCAGGCCTTCTACGGCCAGCTAGCCCGCGTGCTCCGTCGTGGCGGGCGTCTCTTCCATTACACCGGCAGCCCCAACAAGCTGACCAGCGGACGTGACGTGCCACGCGAAGTCGCTACACGGCTGACCAAAGCCGGCTTCACGGCGGAGCTGGCACTGGACGGCGTGTTCGCCACACGCCGGTAA
- a CDS encoding DUF2878 domain-containing protein, whose protein sequence is MNTRVLTFIAYQALWFAVVVAAGHDRGWLACAACLAFVLWQSIASAERAVVWRLAFLAVLLGMLVDGGATVAGVVRYAAKDPMPFPGGPPCWILGLWASFAVTLPGPMRWLSGRPVAAALLGAIGGPLSYAGAQRGWSAVTFPAPVWQGYAWLAVSWAVAMAVLAVALAHLTSGRAATVKR, encoded by the coding sequence ATGAACACGCGTGTCCTCACGTTTATCGCTTACCAGGCGCTGTGGTTCGCCGTGGTCGTCGCCGCAGGACACGACCGCGGCTGGCTTGCCTGCGCAGCATGTCTCGCGTTCGTTCTCTGGCAATCGATCGCGTCAGCCGAGCGCGCCGTCGTCTGGCGGCTTGCCTTTCTCGCGGTGTTGCTGGGCATGCTCGTGGACGGAGGTGCGACGGTGGCGGGTGTCGTGCGCTACGCGGCGAAAGATCCGATGCCCTTTCCCGGTGGGCCCCCGTGCTGGATCCTCGGGCTCTGGGCGTCGTTCGCCGTAACGCTGCCGGGACCGATGCGCTGGCTGTCCGGCCGTCCGGTGGCGGCGGCGTTGCTGGGAGCCATCGGCGGGCCGTTGTCGTACGCGGGAGCGCAAAGGGGTTGGAGCGCGGTGACGTTTCCGGCACCTGTCTGGCAAGGATACGCGTGGCTGGCGGTTTCCTGGGCTGTCGCGATGGCGGTGCTTGCCGTCGCGCTCGCACACCTGACGTCAGGCCGGGCAGCGACCGTCAAGCGGTAA